The following coding sequences are from one uncultured Desulfobacter sp. window:
- the aspS gene encoding aspartate--tRNA ligase, protein MTDLLGDMKRTHTCIELGESHIGQEVVLMGWVQHRRDHGGVIFVDLRDREGITQIVFDPSVAEAVHEKAQEIRNEYVLGIKGKVSGRPADMLNPRMATGAIEVLVDELRIFSRAKTPAFQIEDRVDASETIRLQYRYLDLRRTQLKNNILARHKTTMTVRNFLDSNGFIDIETPFLTKSTPEGARDYLVPSRVNQGDFYALPQSPQLFKQLLMVAGFDRYYQIVKCFRDEDLRADRQPEFTQIDMELSFVDEYQVMEITENLIKAIFKNVLDVDFSEPFPSMTWAESMDRFGLDRPDLRFGMELKNVSDIVANANFKVFASVVKNGGLVKAINAKGCADFSRKQIDELTEFAAVYRAKGLAWIKIKEDQWQSPIAKFFSDDEKEALRQRLDLEPGDIVFFVADQPKVTNEALGQLRNELARRLGLIDDKEFKFTWITHFPMFEYDETEKRYQALHHPFTAPMESDLDKLESNPLEVNSRAYDLVLNGIEIGGGSIRIHDSELQQRVLKCLGIGEEEAKEKFGFLLEALTFGAPPHGGLAFGLDRLVMLICGEDSIRNVIAFPKTQKATCLMTQAPSKAAAAQLQELAIKTVKPIE, encoded by the coding sequence GTGACTGATTTACTTGGAGATATGAAACGTACTCACACCTGCATTGAGTTGGGAGAAAGCCACATTGGCCAGGAGGTCGTACTCATGGGGTGGGTTCAGCACCGCCGGGACCACGGCGGCGTTATTTTTGTGGACCTTCGGGACCGGGAAGGCATTACTCAGATCGTTTTTGATCCGTCAGTCGCCGAGGCTGTGCATGAAAAAGCCCAGGAAATCAGAAACGAATATGTCCTTGGCATCAAAGGGAAAGTGTCCGGCAGACCTGCGGATATGTTAAATCCCAGGATGGCCACCGGCGCCATAGAGGTGCTTGTTGACGAGTTGCGCATCTTTTCCAGGGCCAAAACACCGGCCTTTCAGATTGAAGACCGGGTGGATGCATCGGAAACCATCCGCCTGCAGTACCGGTATCTGGATTTAAGGCGCACCCAGCTTAAAAACAATATTCTGGCCCGGCACAAAACCACCATGACGGTTAGAAATTTTCTGGATTCAAATGGTTTTATTGATATCGAAACCCCGTTTCTGACCAAAAGCACCCCCGAAGGTGCCAGGGATTATCTGGTTCCCTCCCGGGTCAATCAGGGTGACTTTTATGCCCTGCCCCAGTCTCCCCAGCTGTTCAAACAGCTTTTGATGGTTGCCGGGTTTGACCGGTATTACCAGATCGTAAAATGCTTCAGGGACGAGGACCTGCGGGCGGACCGTCAGCCCGAGTTCACCCAGATCGATATGGAGCTCTCCTTTGTGGATGAGTACCAGGTCATGGAAATCACCGAAAATTTGATCAAGGCCATATTCAAAAATGTGCTGGACGTAGACTTTTCCGAGCCCTTCCCCAGCATGACCTGGGCGGAGTCCATGGATCGATTCGGGTTGGACCGCCCGGATTTAAGGTTTGGTATGGAATTGAAAAATGTCTCCGATATTGTGGCCAATGCAAATTTCAAGGTGTTTGCCTCTGTGGTTAAAAACGGCGGGCTGGTCAAAGCGATCAATGCCAAAGGCTGTGCCGATTTTTCCAGAAAACAGATTGATGAACTCACCGAATTTGCAGCCGTTTACAGAGCCAAGGGCCTGGCCTGGATCAAAATAAAGGAAGACCAGTGGCAGTCTCCCATTGCCAAATTCTTCTCTGACGATGAAAAAGAAGCGCTACGGCAGCGCCTGGATCTTGAACCCGGTGATATTGTCTTTTTTGTGGCAGACCAGCCCAAGGTCACCAACGAAGCCCTGGGACAGTTGAGAAACGAACTGGCACGCAGGCTTGGCCTCATTGATGATAAAGAATTTAAGTTTACCTGGATCACCCATTTCCCCATGTTTGAATATGATGAAACGGAAAAACGGTACCAGGCCCTGCACCATCCGTTCACCGCCCCCATGGAATCGGATCTGGACAAACTGGAGAGCAATCCCCTGGAAGTCAACTCCCGGGCCTATGACCTGGTTCTCAACGGCATTGAGATCGGCGGCGGCAGTATCCGTATCCATGACAGCGAACTGCAGCAGCGGGTGCTCAAATGCCTGGGTATCGGTGAAGAAGAAGCCAAGGAAAAATTCGGATTCCTTTTGGAGGCACTGACCTTTGGTGCACCGCCCCACGGCGGCCTGGCATTTGGTCTGGATCGGCTCGTTATGCTCATTTGCGGCGAGGATTCCATCCGCAATGTCATCGCCTTCCCCAAAACCCAGAAGGCCACATGCCTGATGACCCAGGCGCCGTCAAAGGCGGCGGCGGCTCAACTCCAGGAGCTGGCCATTAAAACGGTTAAACCGATAGAGTAG
- the hisS gene encoding histidine--tRNA ligase codes for MQTIRGFRDILPEQIALWQKVEQEAAALFESFGYREIRIPIVEKTALFARSIGETTDIVEKEMYTFEDRKGDMLTLRPEATASICRAYIQHKMYAAEPVRKFYLTGPMFRRERPQKGRYRQFYQIDAEVFGVDSPYIDSELIFLLHTLLNRLGLEGLSAHINSLGCPACRPDFQKALMDFLGERKENLCENCKRRLVKNPLRILDCKVETCKQALEGSPATVDHLCPECHTHFETVKNSLEKLGVDFMVDDTLVRGLDYYTRTAWELQTTTLGAQSAVAGGGRYDRLVEELGGPSTPAIGFAIGFDRLVEVMEQLDKQVEEKGPDLFIVSLGEDAQACAFEWSCRLNSMGIRTDTDFRGKSMKALMKRANKLNAAFVLIVGENELAQEKLVLRNMATKEQTEIGLDNPVNDLAELIKK; via the coding sequence ATGCAGACCATACGCGGATTCAGAGATATTTTACCGGAGCAGATTGCTCTGTGGCAAAAGGTGGAACAAGAAGCGGCAGCCCTTTTTGAGTCCTTTGGATACAGGGAAATCCGTATCCCCATCGTGGAGAAAACAGCATTGTTTGCCCGGAGCATCGGAGAGACAACCGATATTGTTGAAAAGGAGATGTATACCTTTGAAGACAGAAAAGGGGATATGCTTACACTGCGGCCCGAGGCCACGGCATCCATTTGCAGGGCGTACATCCAGCATAAAATGTATGCGGCCGAACCGGTACGCAAATTTTACCTGACAGGCCCCATGTTCCGCCGGGAGCGACCTCAAAAAGGACGCTACCGCCAGTTTTACCAGATTGACGCAGAGGTTTTCGGGGTAGACTCCCCGTATATCGACAGTGAACTGATTTTCCTTTTGCACACCTTATTAAATCGTCTTGGGCTTGAAGGTCTTTCAGCCCATATCAACAGCCTTGGCTGCCCGGCCTGCCGGCCTGATTTCCAAAAAGCCCTGATGGATTTTCTAGGCGAGCGAAAAGAAAATCTGTGCGAGAACTGCAAACGCAGGCTGGTTAAAAATCCATTGCGGATCCTGGACTGTAAAGTTGAAACATGCAAACAGGCCCTTGAGGGATCGCCGGCCACCGTAGACCATCTATGCCCGGAGTGCCATACCCACTTTGAAACCGTAAAAAACAGCCTTGAAAAACTGGGGGTGGATTTCATGGTTGACGATACCCTGGTTCGCGGGCTTGATTACTATACCCGCACGGCCTGGGAACTTCAGACCACAACTCTTGGCGCCCAGTCCGCCGTTGCCGGCGGCGGCCGCTATGACCGCCTGGTGGAAGAGCTTGGCGGCCCTTCGACACCGGCCATCGGATTTGCCATCGGGTTTGACCGCCTGGTGGAAGTGATGGAACAGCTTGACAAGCAAGTTGAAGAAAAAGGCCCAGACCTTTTTATTGTCAGCCTTGGGGAAGATGCCCAGGCCTGTGCATTTGAATGGTCCTGCCGGCTCAATTCCATGGGCATCAGAACAGACACGGATTTCCGTGGAAAAAGCATGAAAGCATTAATGAAACGGGCCAACAAACTGAATGCTGCGTTTGTTCTCATTGTCGGAGAAAATGAACTTGCCCAGGAAAAACTTGTACTACGCAACATGGCGACCAAGGAACAGACTGAAATCGGGCTGGATAACCCGGTAAATGACCTGGCAGAATTAATTAAAAAATAA
- a CDS encoding ATP-grasp domain-containing protein, with protein MQLTGLKYGKQLMDTVDFPVAETLTENATKEQIEALIKKGGKVVVKPSFMGSAGKKGKAGLVKIVDNYADANQARKDLCFAEYQQGPTTHKANGCTFEEFVASDAEIYVSITTSTITRTPTMLLIVEGGVEVEELPDDKKAIVPFNPNEGLRGYHINDALLKLGCPKPFISPLVQQLPKLWDLYNNYGLTMIELNPIRMKKGKRPLPVACDVKAAFDQDDPAHTRIKFPNEVFATELTDFETEINQLRTYQGQSDVVELNPNGTILPFMFGGGANSAATEVLGDKAMFSSDFGGNPPYAKMKEIASICYRNFLKNANIVQIIGGKANNTDIFVTIKAMLDALRENIALNPDVHVVIGRGGPNVVQGMIYARDLLDSMKIPYKMFGFDSSMIGVLNYTMELDNWIQANKK; from the coding sequence ATGCAACTAACTGGATTAAAATACGGAAAGCAATTGATGGACACGGTTGATTTCCCCGTAGCAGAGACCCTGACAGAAAATGCTACCAAAGAACAGATTGAAGCCTTGATAAAAAAAGGCGGAAAAGTTGTTGTTAAACCGTCTTTTATGGGCAGTGCCGGTAAAAAAGGAAAAGCCGGTCTGGTAAAAATTGTCGACAACTATGCCGATGCCAACCAGGCCAGAAAAGACCTTTGCTTTGCCGAATATCAGCAAGGCCCGACAACACATAAAGCAAACGGCTGCACCTTTGAAGAATTTGTTGCTTCCGATGCAGAAATTTATGTAAGTATCACAACCTCTACAATTACCAGAACGCCGACCATGCTGTTGATCGTTGAAGGTGGTGTTGAAGTTGAAGAACTGCCCGATGACAAAAAAGCCATTGTTCCGTTCAACCCCAATGAAGGCCTCAGAGGCTATCATATCAATGACGCACTGCTGAAACTGGGATGCCCCAAACCTTTCATCAGCCCGCTGGTACAGCAGCTTCCCAAATTGTGGGATCTGTATAACAATTATGGGCTGACCATGATTGAGCTGAACCCCATCCGTATGAAAAAAGGCAAACGTCCCCTTCCGGTTGCTTGCGACGTTAAAGCGGCTTTTGATCAGGACGATCCCGCACATACCCGCATCAAATTCCCCAATGAAGTATTTGCTACTGAATTGACCGATTTTGAAACTGAAATCAACCAGCTGAGAACCTACCAGGGACAGAGCGACGTTGTGGAATTGAACCCCAACGGAACCATCCTGCCCTTCATGTTCGGTGGTGGTGCCAACAGTGCGGCCACTGAGGTTCTGGGTGACAAAGCAATGTTCTCATCTGACTTTGGTGGAAACCCGCCGTATGCCAAGATGAAAGAAATTGCAAGTATTTGCTACAGAAACTTCCTGAAGAATGCCAACATTGTTCAGATTATTGGTGGTAAAGCAAACAACACCGATATTTTCGTTACCATCAAGGCGATGCTGGACGCCCTGAGAGAAAACATTGCACTCAATCCTGATGTGCACGTTGTAATCGGCCGTGGCGGTCCAAACGTTGTGCAGGGAATGATTTATGCCCGTGACCTTCTTGACAGTATGAAAATCCCTTACAAGATGTTCGGTTTCGACAGTAGTATGATTGGTGTTTTGAATTACACCATGGAACTGGATAACTGGATTCAAGCAAATAAAAAATAA
- a CDS encoding CoA-binding protein gives MSQTNPFPYYVGVNSLEEIANKESRCIVMNLLGGESRGVTPTSHEFSGGNIVAGVQYGKSGAKLETKIGDIPAYGSVKEIVDAGIKFDVGVIYLPPTAVAAAAAELIAHNPDLTKIVILTEKVGVKDSAFIRAIAQENEIDVFGGNCLGIGNSWDQVRVGGALGGNNPGESLVKGSVAVFSNSGNFSTTIPEYLKTSGFGTSTVLSSGKDLYIQFAFPEFLYCAENDPRTKAIFCYIEPGGYYEKQALDWVADGTIKLTKPIVCCVTGRWKANLSRAVGHAGAIAGGGDDALAKEKWFDEYFGVDMFNPDSPKVSKKGVRIESIQDAPPAMAAIYKEIGEEPDFEAFGDLSLKPWFVNEQGIDLPEKLKMKAVEAMAPYNDAIAKLGNQVGAQLTRESMRNKSGASRMNPKTDVTEVHGVPVLDLVVKNFALSNFFAVSSVQPDEKYLPVANAIMNYFTAVGTQYMDITARARANGALPNAYLGAAVLSSGNCKLYQDMTEMTKNMINLFYVDIYGDMSVNDALVTEKLSQKIMPQGETTPKEAEVAAFFGDLLAKEGLETIFTKYAQKYAEANSDVNKLSLMLAAMSLSLIWQPLVDRQMTVETAHEVATYLACNGVLVGCCAPQYEINDFYKSLTELNDLSVLNTDFATTCFKLLFNREPEVKEQFAINGLLNLLMSNGPGTISAKGSKESVSGGNFIATCYSGWMNNTGRDHGGNGFEAIKFLKDAFGEFDPYLEPDTDKRNAKMKELAQATAQKYLETKLTAKREGIMNYFKVPCVNHPVFKGKPVNYDPREVFMDKLFTERNEINHFQVFYHYLVQAMFDVGATKNVFCVNIDGVIATISLDLLWKDVNSGKIGSKEMQDIAFIMFLLGRMVGCSAEIADHKSRGNIMDCRTPASQVEFVG, from the coding sequence ATGAGCCAAACTAATCCGTTCCCCTACTACGTGGGAGTAAATAGTCTAGAAGAAATAGCAAATAAAGAATCCCGTTGCATCGTGATGAATCTTCTGGGTGGTGAAAGTAGAGGCGTAACCCCCACATCACATGAATTTAGTGGCGGAAACATTGTCGCTGGTGTTCAATATGGAAAATCCGGTGCAAAACTGGAAACCAAAATTGGTGATATCCCTGCATACGGCAGTGTTAAAGAGATTGTTGATGCCGGTATTAAATTTGACGTCGGCGTTATCTACCTGCCGCCCACAGCGGTTGCTGCTGCTGCCGCAGAACTGATTGCCCACAATCCAGATCTGACCAAAATCGTTATCCTGACAGAAAAAGTAGGTGTTAAAGATTCTGCGTTTATCCGCGCCATCGCACAGGAAAATGAAATTGACGTATTTGGCGGAAACTGCCTGGGTATTGGTAACTCCTGGGACCAGGTTCGTGTTGGTGGCGCCCTGGGCGGAAACAACCCCGGTGAATCCCTTGTAAAAGGTAGTGTTGCTGTTTTCAGTAACTCCGGTAACTTCAGTACCACCATTCCTGAATACCTGAAAACCTCCGGTTTCGGTACATCCACCGTACTGAGCTCCGGTAAAGACCTTTATATCCAGTTTGCTTTCCCCGAGTTCCTCTATTGCGCAGAAAATGATCCGCGTACCAAAGCGATTTTCTGCTACATTGAGCCCGGCGGATACTATGAAAAACAAGCATTGGATTGGGTTGCAGACGGCACCATCAAGCTGACCAAACCCATCGTATGCTGCGTAACCGGACGTTGGAAAGCTAACCTGAGCCGCGCGGTTGGTCATGCCGGTGCCATCGCTGGTGGCGGTGATGATGCCCTTGCCAAGGAAAAATGGTTTGACGAGTACTTTGGCGTGGATATGTTCAACCCTGACAGCCCCAAAGTGTCCAAGAAGGGTGTTAGAATTGAATCCATCCAGGATGCACCGCCTGCAATGGCTGCCATCTACAAAGAGATCGGTGAGGAACCCGATTTTGAAGCCTTCGGCGACCTGAGCCTGAAACCCTGGTTTGTAAACGAACAGGGTATTGATCTGCCTGAAAAGCTGAAAATGAAAGCTGTTGAAGCCATGGCACCCTACAACGATGCCATCGCAAAACTTGGCAACCAGGTAGGTGCTCAGCTGACCAGAGAATCCATGCGTAACAAGTCAGGTGCAAGCCGCATGAATCCGAAAACCGACGTTACCGAAGTTCACGGCGTGCCGGTTCTCGATCTTGTTGTAAAGAACTTTGCGCTTTCCAACTTCTTTGCCGTATCTTCGGTACAGCCCGATGAGAAATATCTCCCGGTGGCCAATGCCATCATGAACTATTTCACAGCCGTGGGTACGCAGTATATGGATATTACTGCCCGCGCCCGTGCTAACGGCGCTCTGCCCAACGCGTATCTCGGTGCTGCAGTGTTAAGTTCCGGTAACTGCAAATTGTATCAAGACATGACAGAGATGACCAAGAATATGATCAATCTCTTCTATGTTGACATCTATGGTGACATGTCTGTAAACGATGCACTCGTTACTGAAAAATTGTCCCAGAAGATTATGCCCCAGGGTGAAACCACTCCTAAAGAGGCAGAAGTTGCTGCATTCTTCGGTGATCTGCTGGCCAAAGAAGGGCTGGAAACCATCTTTACCAAATATGCCCAGAAATATGCCGAAGCAAACAGTGATGTAAACAAACTCAGCCTGATGCTGGCCGCCATGTCCTTAAGCCTTATCTGGCAGCCCCTTGTTGACAGGCAGATGACTGTTGAGACCGCCCATGAAGTTGCTACTTATCTGGCATGCAACGGCGTTCTTGTTGGTTGCTGCGCACCCCAGTATGAAATCAACGATTTCTACAAATCCCTGACAGAGCTTAATGATCTGTCAGTGCTGAATACCGACTTTGCAACAACTTGCTTTAAACTGCTGTTCAACCGTGAACCTGAAGTAAAAGAACAGTTCGCCATCAACGGTCTGCTCAACCTGCTGATGTCCAACGGTCCGGGTACCATCTCTGCCAAGGGTTCCAAGGAATCCGTCAGTGGCGGTAACTTTATCGCTACATGCTACTCCGGCTGGATGAACAACACCGGTCGTGACCATGGCGGTAACGGTTTTGAAGCCATCAAGTTCCTCAAAGACGCCTTCGGCGAGTTTGATCCGTACCTGGAACCGGATACCGACAAACGCAATGCCAAGATGAAAGAACTGGCCCAGGCCACTGCACAGAAATATCTGGAAACCAAACTGACAGCAAAACGCGAAGGTATCATGAACTACTTCAAGGTACCATGCGTAAACCATCCTGTATTCAAGGGAAAACCTGTCAACTACGATCCGCGTGAAGTTTTCATGGACAAACTGTTCACTGAAAGAAACGAGATCAACCACTTCCAGGTATTCTATCATTACCTGGTTCAGGCCATGTTTGACGTTGGCGCCACCAAGAACGTATTCTGCGTTAACATTGACGGCGTTATTGCCACCATCTCTCTGGATCTGCTCTGGAAAGATGTTAACAGCGGAAAAATTGGTTCCAAAGAAATGCAGGACATCGCATTCATCATGTTCCTGCTTGGTCGTATGGTGGGCTGCTCTGCTGAAATCGCTGACCACAAATCTCGTGGTAACATCATGGATTGCCGTACGCCTGCAAGCCAGGTTGAATTTGTTGGATAG
- a CDS encoding cob(I)yrinic acid a,c-diamide adenosyltransferase, translated as MKGYVQVYTGNGKGKTTASLGLAIRAAGAGLKVFIVQFMKQGMYSEIKALKKIDNIFVEQYGAGKFVRGNPSDEEIAKCRQGYERLCQIIQDGNHDLVVAEEANIACLYGMLSEQDLLHLIDIKPDHIELVITGRGASAAVMDRADLVTEMTEIKHYYQQGVAARIGIEK; from the coding sequence GTGAAGGGTTACGTCCAGGTTTACACCGGCAATGGTAAAGGGAAAACAACTGCAAGTCTTGGGCTTGCAATCAGAGCTGCCGGTGCCGGCCTCAAGGTCTTCATTGTCCAATTTATGAAACAGGGCATGTATTCTGAAATAAAAGCACTTAAAAAGATAGATAATATTTTTGTTGAGCAATACGGCGCCGGTAAATTTGTCAGGGGAAATCCCTCTGACGAAGAGATCGCAAAATGCCGACAGGGGTATGAACGGTTGTGCCAAATCATTCAAGACGGGAACCATGATCTTGTTGTTGCTGAGGAGGCGAATATTGCCTGTTTATACGGCATGCTTTCCGAGCAAGATCTCTTGCATCTGATTGACATAAAACCTGATCATATTGAGCTTGTGATAACAGGGCGCGGGGCTTCTGCAGCAGTTATGGATAGAGCAGATCTTGTGACCGAAATGACTGAGATAAAACATTATTACCAGCAAGGTGTAGCGGCCAGGATTGGAATTGAAAAATGA
- a CDS encoding FapA family protein, whose product MKNDIKKTNAGQAEHIPTLADLALKYGTISKDQHAHLLKLFAFKQERVGFEDLLRDEGMATAYQVELLKLIREYQIVRKSGEEFGKIAIEKGLATKIDINQALALQKTEFRKSRHKKLIGDILVENRILTVKQKNIILNEQKLFNLNEPVNGKSTSQETADKGRGGDAEKQSEINIITGSDHLTAWAEIDRSIESAVLLSQVKDAVMTAGIVNGVYPDALIQCFLDSGIDKFPVARVDHAELLAEQCRLSFHMGEGKGKSKEKRKGDVLVERARAVNSIQIENLYGERINAATENDPVVHCGENTRWSRDQFKIIAGKAGRPSLSFTRNMFIHPVVNVLEDADYRNGPIEPYADLSVSGTITGAYLITAGYVKAGEIRGANIDALGDIHARVGITDAVIRTQGDVYARYIHNSTIETFGNVYVQNEIIDGRIRCAGKIDSPKCRVISSKIYAKDGVVLSGVGSDRSRPTTIVAGSEHHAVALIQTILERMNATLGKVETLEEEKRDYQFQAEKIFKKMIELKTFHDKAKKKKDALVSEFEKKKKDINNKILTNIQKLVSTYDKRMNSSLASLKTMNASKKAHDSSVAELDTKIAIAKAQAEKEIRLHEKSLFAYLEKSKETAGVPIIEIKERAYAGTTLGGVYQNLALKDDKNGFQVEEIVHQKGSPELKFTPPLSTLDGV is encoded by the coding sequence TTGAAAAATGACATAAAGAAGACCAATGCGGGGCAAGCTGAACATATTCCGACATTGGCCGATCTCGCATTAAAGTATGGCACCATTTCTAAGGATCAGCATGCTCATCTGTTAAAGCTTTTTGCCTTCAAGCAGGAGCGGGTTGGTTTTGAAGATCTGCTGCGTGACGAAGGTATGGCAACGGCGTATCAAGTGGAATTGCTCAAACTGATACGTGAATATCAAATTGTCCGAAAAAGCGGCGAAGAATTTGGAAAAATTGCAATTGAAAAAGGCCTTGCCACCAAGATTGATATTAACCAGGCATTGGCATTACAAAAAACTGAATTTCGAAAATCTCGACACAAAAAACTTATCGGGGACATTCTTGTTGAAAACCGTATTTTAACAGTAAAACAAAAAAATATAATCCTCAATGAGCAGAAGCTGTTTAATCTAAACGAGCCGGTTAATGGAAAAAGTACATCACAGGAAACGGCAGATAAGGGCAGGGGCGGGGACGCTGAAAAACAATCTGAAATAAATATTATCACCGGTTCAGATCATTTAACGGCTTGGGCTGAAATAGATCGTTCCATTGAAAGTGCGGTCTTATTAAGCCAGGTTAAAGATGCCGTCATGACTGCTGGTATTGTTAACGGTGTTTATCCTGACGCATTGATTCAATGCTTTCTTGATTCAGGTATTGATAAATTCCCGGTTGCCAGGGTGGATCATGCTGAATTGTTGGCAGAGCAATGCCGTCTTTCTTTTCATATGGGTGAAGGGAAAGGCAAATCTAAAGAGAAAAGAAAAGGTGATGTCCTTGTTGAGCGAGCCCGTGCAGTTAACAGCATTCAAATTGAAAATCTGTATGGTGAGCGTATAAACGCTGCTACAGAAAATGATCCTGTCGTGCACTGCGGTGAAAATACCAGATGGTCCAGGGACCAGTTTAAAATAATTGCCGGGAAAGCGGGGCGTCCCTCACTTTCATTTACCCGAAACATGTTCATTCATCCTGTGGTGAACGTCCTTGAAGATGCGGATTATCGTAATGGACCCATTGAGCCCTATGCCGATTTGTCGGTTTCCGGGACAATCACCGGTGCATATTTAATCACCGCAGGCTATGTAAAGGCCGGAGAAATTCGGGGCGCAAATATAGATGCGTTAGGTGATATTCATGCCAGGGTCGGTATCACGGATGCAGTAATCCGCACCCAGGGTGATGTGTATGCCCGTTATATTCATAACAGTACAATAGAGACCTTTGGTAATGTCTATGTTCAAAATGAGATCATTGATGGACGGATCAGATGCGCCGGAAAAATAGATAGTCCAAAATGCAGAGTGATTTCATCTAAAATTTATGCCAAGGATGGGGTCGTTCTTTCAGGGGTTGGAAGTGATCGCTCAAGGCCCACGACTATTGTTGCCGGTTCGGAGCACCATGCCGTAGCACTTATACAAACCATTTTGGAGCGAATGAATGCAACCCTCGGCAAAGTAGAGACACTTGAAGAAGAGAAACGCGATTATCAGTTCCAGGCAGAAAAAATTTTTAAGAAAATGATCGAACTTAAAACCTTCCATGACAAGGCAAAGAAAAAAAAAGACGCATTGGTATCTGAATTTGAAAAAAAAAAGAAAGATATAAATAATAAGATTTTGACCAACATTCAAAAGCTGGTTTCAACCTACGATAAGCGGATGAACAGTTCTCTGGCCTCTTTAAAAACAATGAATGCGTCTAAAAAAGCACATGATTCAAGTGTTGCGGAACTGGATACAAAGATTGCGATCGCTAAAGCCCAGGCCGAAAAAGAGATCCGTTTACATGAAAAATCGCTTTTTGCCTATCTCGAAAAATCAAAAGAAACGGCTGGTGTGCCGATTATTGAGATCAAAGAACGTGCATATGCGGGCACTACGCTGGGAGGCGTTTACCAGAATTTAGCATTGAAGGATGATAAAAACGGTTTTCAGGTTGAAGAGATCGTGCATCAAAAAGGGTCGCCTGAATTAAAATTTACCCCACCGTTGTCGACATTAGACGGGGTTTAG